The region ATGGCCTCCATACGGTCGCGGAGCTCATCGATGACCTCCTGGACGACATCCGTGTACACGGCACGGCTCTGCATGTCATGACTATGCCCGCGCCAGTGCATCAACACGTAGGAGACACCGGAAGCGGCCACGAGCCGCGCCATGGCCGGGTCGGCCAGCCCGCCGCTGACGTCGTTGACCAGGACGGCGCCGGCCTCCACGGCCCGCTCGGCGACCTCGGCCCGCATGGTGTCCACGCTGACGGCCACTCCGCGCGCGGCGAGGGCCCTGACCACCGGTTCGACCCGGCGCAGCTCCTCCTCGGCCGGAACGCGCTGGGCGCCCGGGCGGGTCGACTCGCCGCCGACGTCGATGATGTCGGCGCCCTCGTCCACCAGCCGCAGGCCGTGCTCGACCGCCCGCTCGGGGTCGAACCAGGCTCCGCCGTCGGAGAAGGAATCGGGGGTGACGTTCACTACCCCCATGACCAGGCACCGCCCGCGATCGGGCAGGCCCGGAAGTGTGTATTTCGGCCCCATGGGGGTCACCTTACGCGTAACCACAGGGGCCGGGGGCGCACGCCCCCGGCCCCTGTCCGGATGTTCTCCACGTCACCCGCCGGCGGTCAGCGGCGGTCCAGGAT is a window of Nocardiopsis changdeensis DNA encoding:
- the folP gene encoding dihydropteroate synthase translates to MGVVNVTPDSFSDGGAWFDPERAVEHGLRLVDEGADIIDVGGESTRPGAQRVPAEEELRRVEPVVRALAARGVAVSVDTMRAEVAERAVEAGAVLVNDVSGGLADPAMARLVAASGVSYVLMHWRGHSHDMQSRAVYTDVVQEVIDELRDRMEAMISAGVDPGQIVLDPGLGFSKRPEQAHNWALLRHLDRFHELGRPVLVAGSRKRFLSRLLSEPKGEERPFLECDAATAALTTLSADRGAWAVRVHDVRASADAVRVAAAWSDGGKALVEGRFEDADGTGRGRR